From a region of the Pseudanabaena sp. ABRG5-3 genome:
- a CDS encoding deoxycytidylate deaminase: protein MPELIDQVAYQQRPTWDEYFMLLTKLAAMRSTCLAFPVGAVIVKDKQVLATGYNGSPSGSVHCTTQGYCYPNLSSCDASKDFPSRAVHAEANAIAQAAKHGISTDGASIYVTLEPCISCLKLVVSAGIREVYYETSFNKGNNAALCQSFVAEGLVTLKQITISPSVLKRADLFLNSPTSELRLFTQE from the coding sequence ATGCCTGAATTGATCGATCAAGTTGCATATCAACAACGCCCCACATGGGATGAATATTTTATGCTGCTCACCAAACTTGCTGCCATGCGATCTACCTGCTTAGCCTTTCCTGTGGGTGCGGTAATTGTTAAGGACAAGCAAGTATTAGCTACAGGCTACAACGGCTCACCATCAGGCTCTGTTCATTGCACCACCCAAGGCTATTGCTATCCAAATTTGAGTAGTTGTGATGCGAGCAAAGACTTTCCCTCAAGGGCAGTCCATGCTGAAGCTAATGCGATCGCTCAAGCTGCAAAACATGGTATTTCCACCGATGGCGCAAGTATTTATGTAACTTTGGAACCCTGCATTTCCTGTCTAAAGTTGGTAGTATCGGCAGGTATTCGCGAAGTTTACTACGAGACTAGTTTTAATAAAGGGAATAATGCCGCACTCTGCCAATCATTTGTTGCGGAAGGACTAGTGACGCTAAAACAAATTACGATCTCGCCATCAGTCCTGAAAAGAGCCGATTTATTTCTCAATTCTCCTACTTCGGAACTACGGTTGTTTACGCAGGAGTGA
- a CDS encoding fatty acid desaturase family protein — translation MQDRDESSQSTVLEKESAKKLKFAKNSGFQVELRRRVDELFQNSNLKERDCPQMYAKTATLLIGFLGTYAALIFLAQTWWQVVPLCILMGVITAGIGFSIQHDGAHHAYSNSLWVNKLMSMSLDLIGGSSYIWHWKHDVLHHTYTNIAGYDMDLEVGMFGRLSPSHQKLPFHRWQHYYLWLLYGFLAIKWHFFDDFNNLITGKISDRNYPRPRNSNLVTFFAGKLVFLTIAFVIPSLFHSFWLVLASYSLVAFTLGLVLSVVFQLAHVVEEADFPIPDAETYLIEKDWAIHQIETTVNFSRNNPFLTWLLGGLNFQVEHHLFPNICHINYPEISKVVEQTCQEFGVRYNYHRSFWAGCLSHFHWLRRMGTSF, via the coding sequence ATGCAAGATCGAGATGAATCCTCGCAGTCTACGGTTCTCGAAAAAGAATCAGCGAAAAAATTGAAATTTGCCAAGAATAGTGGATTTCAGGTAGAACTAAGACGACGGGTTGACGAACTTTTTCAAAACAGTAATCTTAAAGAGCGTGATTGTCCCCAAATGTATGCCAAGACAGCGACCCTGTTGATCGGCTTTTTGGGAACCTATGCAGCCTTAATCTTTTTAGCCCAGACATGGTGGCAGGTTGTTCCGCTATGTATCCTAATGGGTGTGATCACCGCAGGTATTGGGTTTAGCATTCAGCATGATGGCGCTCATCACGCCTATTCCAATTCACTATGGGTAAATAAACTCATGTCGATGAGTCTTGATCTCATCGGTGGTAGCTCTTATATTTGGCATTGGAAACATGATGTTTTACATCATACCTATACCAATATTGCAGGCTATGACATGGATTTAGAAGTGGGAATGTTTGGAAGACTTTCTCCCTCCCATCAAAAACTTCCATTTCACCGTTGGCAGCATTATTACCTATGGCTGTTATATGGGTTTCTGGCGATCAAGTGGCATTTTTTTGATGATTTTAATAACTTGATTACTGGCAAAATTAGCGATCGCAACTATCCTCGACCTAGAAATAGCAATTTAGTAACATTCTTTGCTGGTAAGCTAGTATTTCTGACGATTGCTTTTGTGATTCCCTCACTATTTCATTCATTTTGGTTGGTTTTAGCTAGCTATAGTCTCGTCGCATTTACCCTAGGGCTTGTCCTAAGTGTCGTCTTCCAATTAGCCCATGTGGTTGAAGAAGCAGATTTCCCTATTCCTGATGCAGAGACTTATTTAATTGAGAAAGATTGGGCAATTCACCAAATTGAAACCACAGTCAACTTTTCGCGCAACAATCCATTTCTGACTTGGTTACTAGGTGGTTTGAATTTTCAAGTCGAGCATCATCTCTTCCCCAACATTTGTCATATAAATTACCCTGAGATCTCCAAGGTCGTTGAGCAAACCTGCCAAGAATTTGGCGTGAGATATAACTATCACCGTTCCTTCTGGGCGGGTTGCCTCTCCCACTTCCATTGGTTACGTCGCATGGGAACTTCTTTCTAA
- a CDS encoding LexA family protein, producing MPRGGKRIGAGRPQGTGKYGEATKAVRLPIRIADEILAALAGGSQEIELGTMVQSIFKPERKTKVSLPLYLNPVAAGLPAPTEDYVDDNIDLNRHLVKHPDTTYLVRVVGESMIDAGIHPNDMLIVDRSIEVNSGQVVIAVVNGELTVKRIRKDRDKLWLMPENESFKPIEIDEHTDLHIWGVVTNVIHAL from the coding sequence ATGCCACGAGGAGGAAAACGTATAGGTGCAGGTCGTCCCCAAGGAACAGGGAAATATGGTGAGGCGACGAAAGCGGTAAGGCTACCGATAAGAATTGCTGACGAAATCTTAGCGGCTTTGGCTGGGGGAAGCCAAGAAATTGAATTAGGAACTATGGTTCAATCCATCTTTAAACCTGAAAGAAAGACTAAGGTAAGCTTGCCTCTGTATCTCAACCCAGTGGCAGCAGGGCTTCCTGCTCCCACGGAAGACTATGTGGATGATAACATCGATCTCAATCGCCATCTGGTGAAGCATCCTGACACCACATATCTAGTACGTGTAGTTGGGGAATCGATGATCGATGCAGGGATTCACCCCAATGATATGTTGATTGTCGATCGCTCGATTGAAGTCAACAGTGGTCAAGTTGTGATCGCTGTAGTGAATGGCGAATTAACAGTAAAAAGAATCCGTAAGGATAGAGATAAACTATGGCTCATGCCTGAAAATGAATCTTTTAAACCCATTGAGATTGATGAACATACCGATCTTCATATTTGGGGTGTAGTTACCAATGTAATTCATGCACTTTAG
- a CDS encoding aldo/keto reductase, which translates to MRYRRFGKTEMLLSVFSLGAMRYLESAANAEKTIWHALEVGINHIETAQGYGKSEEFIGQAMRNGLNKQRDRFYLTTKISPTKDADSMRRGIEQSLKKMNVDYIDNFDIHGINLYEHLDLVKDPNGCMKAVREAVDQKMIGHVGFSTHGSLEVILDTIRTDLFESVNLHYYYFNQRNAPAVQLAHEKDMGVFIISPSDKGGMLYSPSEELSGVCYPYTALYMCDRFLLSDPRVHTLSLGAANPSEVDSHQDAWDNDAPMSELEAAVLDCMNRRYTLLENDRCSQCYQCLPCPEGINIPEVLRLRNLAIGFDMVEFGKYRYKMFENAGHWFPGNKAIRCTDCGDCLPRCPENLEIPRLLRDTHDRLHGEEGRRLWE; encoded by the coding sequence ATGCGCTATCGTCGTTTTGGCAAAACTGAGATGCTTCTGTCCGTATTCTCCTTAGGAGCAATGCGCTACTTAGAATCTGCGGCGAATGCAGAAAAAACGATTTGGCACGCCTTAGAAGTGGGGATCAATCACATTGAAACAGCGCAGGGCTACGGTAAGAGCGAAGAGTTTATCGGTCAAGCAATGCGAAATGGACTGAACAAACAGCGCGATCGCTTTTATCTGACTACTAAAATTTCGCCTACTAAAGATGCAGACTCTATGCGTCGTGGGATTGAACAGTCCCTCAAAAAAATGAATGTGGACTATATCGATAACTTCGATATTCATGGAATTAATCTATACGAACATCTCGATCTTGTGAAAGATCCCAATGGATGTATGAAAGCAGTTAGGGAAGCTGTAGATCAAAAAATGATTGGTCACGTAGGCTTTTCTACTCATGGATCGCTTGAGGTGATTTTAGACACGATTCGTACTGACTTATTTGAATCAGTTAACCTGCATTACTATTACTTTAATCAACGGAATGCGCCTGCGGTGCAACTCGCCCACGAAAAGGATATGGGGGTATTTATCATTTCGCCATCGGATAAAGGCGGGATGCTCTATAGCCCTTCTGAAGAACTATCAGGTGTTTGCTATCCATATACAGCCTTATACATGTGCGATCGCTTTTTGCTGAGTGATCCGCGTGTCCATACCCTCAGCCTTGGTGCAGCTAATCCGAGCGAAGTGGATTCCCATCAGGACGCATGGGATAACGATGCCCCGATGTCTGAATTAGAAGCCGCAGTTCTCGATTGCATGAATCGCCGCTATACACTCTTGGAAAACGATCGCTGTTCGCAATGTTATCAATGCCTACCCTGTCCCGAAGGCATTAATATTCCTGAAGTCCTCAGACTGCGAAATTTAGCGATCGGCTTTGATATGGTGGAGTTTGGGAAATATCGCTATAAAATGTTTGAGAACGCAGGACATTGGTTTCCGGGGAATAAAGCCATTCGCTGTACCGACTGTGGCGACTGCTTACCGAGATGTCCTGAAAATCTTGAAATCCCTAGACTTTTGCGGGATACCCACGATCGCTTACATGGTGAAGAAGGTCGGCGACTCTGGGAATAG
- a CDS encoding YajQ family cyclic di-GMP-binding protein — MASSYSFDIVSDFDHQELVNAIDQTRREIVSRYDLKSTNTEVELEKEFITIKTNSEMTLTSVVDVLQSKAIKRNLSLKIFDYGEIESASGNRVIQKIKLKRGIEQDQAKKLSKTIRDNFPKAQASIQGDALRVTSKSKDELQEIIQLVKGEDFPLALQFTNYR, encoded by the coding sequence ATGGCTTCCAGTTATTCCTTTGATATCGTTAGCGATTTTGATCATCAAGAACTTGTCAATGCGATCGATCAAACTCGCCGTGAAATTGTTAGTCGCTATGACTTAAAAAGTACAAATACAGAAGTTGAACTTGAGAAAGAATTCATAACCATCAAAACTAATAGTGAAATGACACTTACCTCGGTTGTTGATGTGTTGCAGTCTAAAGCAATCAAGCGTAACCTATCTCTAAAAATCTTTGACTATGGCGAAATCGAATCCGCTAGCGGTAATCGTGTCATCCAAAAAATTAAACTCAAGCGTGGTATTGAGCAAGATCAAGCCAAAAAACTATCTAAAACCATCCGTGATAATTTCCCTAAAGCTCAAGCTTCAATTCAAGGTGATGCTTTGCGAGTTACTTCCAAATCAAAAGATGAACTTCAAGAAATCATCCAACTAGTAAAAGGCGAAGACTTTCCCCTCGCTCTCCAATTCACAAACTACCGTTAA
- a CDS encoding DUF4079 domain-containing protein — protein MIIAIPEPLKTLVTFAHPILMTLTLILALYAGYVGWQYRRIRSTEGEEKKALISKKYNLLHHNLGSVFLLLMVAGAIGGMAVTYNNNGKLFVGAHLIAGLGLTFLAALSAALAPILQQGKEWARSTHIAVNTVLVGIFVWQTLTGFEIVQRILEQMSKAS, from the coding sequence ATGATTATTGCAATTCCCGAACCACTTAAAACATTGGTGACTTTTGCTCACCCCATTCTCATGACCCTGACCCTAATTTTGGCATTGTATGCAGGTTATGTTGGGTGGCAATACCGCAGAATTCGTAGCACTGAGGGTGAAGAGAAAAAAGCGCTAATCTCCAAAAAATATAATCTCCTCCATCACAATCTAGGTTCGGTATTTTTATTGTTAATGGTGGCAGGTGCGATCGGTGGTATGGCTGTAACTTACAACAACAATGGCAAGCTGTTTGTAGGAGCGCATTTGATTGCTGGCTTAGGATTAACTTTCTTAGCGGCTCTATCGGCGGCATTAGCACCTATACTGCAACAGGGCAAGGAATGGGCGCGGAGTACTCATATCGCGGTTAACACCGTATTAGTCGGCATTTTTGTATGGCAAACCCTAACAGGCTTTGAAATTGTCCAGAGAATTCTCGAACAAATGTCTAAAGCTTCATAA
- a CDS encoding MEKHLA domain-containing protein, with product MNLDKSQPWLQPELVQHIQRLCYSFQHWTGNPLIITSSNNSPIEVANLLFNADFIVVSHGTQADPVLNYGNQKALDLWKMDWQTFISTPSRYTAEPIERSEREKLLAQAKYQGYISKYRGIRIASNGDRFYINQAIIWNVVDQEGKLWGQAATFRDWEAITPQ from the coding sequence GTGAATTTAGATAAATCTCAGCCTTGGTTACAACCTGAACTAGTGCAACATATTCAGCGTCTCTGCTATAGCTTTCAGCATTGGACTGGAAACCCATTAATCATCACATCTAGCAATAATTCACCAATAGAAGTCGCAAATTTACTGTTTAATGCCGATTTTATAGTAGTTTCTCACGGTACTCAAGCCGATCCAGTTCTGAACTATGGAAATCAAAAGGCTCTCGATCTCTGGAAAATGGATTGGCAAACTTTCATATCTACGCCCTCGCGCTATACGGCTGAACCGATTGAACGTAGCGAAAGGGAAAAACTCCTAGCACAGGCAAAATATCAGGGCTATATCAGCAAGTATCGCGGTATTCGGATTGCGAGTAATGGCGATCGCTTTTATATTAATCAAGCAATTATCTGGAATGTGGTCGATCAAGAGGGGAAACTCTGGGGACAAGCTGCAACTTTTCGAGATTGGGAAGCGATCACCCCACAATAA
- a CDS encoding adenylate/guanylate cyclase domain-containing protein yields MNAEYLRWRSQFVRKRLQIVTAIAAVCILSFMAFALIGNKGDIPLKTDISLTLDLIIETVLIAVFILLRSRFANTYVYPIFFIVPTLIILTMQINASSAGIIAPFFIPWVLVFVAQATLVPVCWHLHLAIQLFTFVNYFLISNYFGYSVSDIFGLSNRLTLGKLILPISLIFMFIGWICIMGDLSVYLYERLQQSEFLAKKELEEQKERSERLLLNVLPQSIADRLKLESDLIADNFQEVSVLFADIVGFTVLSSQIPPEEVVGFLNQIFSRFDRLAEQYGLEKIKTIGDAYMAVAGLPFAQDNHAQAAIEMAIAMQKELTLFNQECQQNLKIRIGISSGPVVAGVIGIKKFTYDLWGDTVNTASRMESHGIAGCIQVSESTYQYLRDHYHFEVRDRVVIKGKGEMTTYVLK; encoded by the coding sequence ATGAATGCTGAGTATTTGCGGTGGCGATCACAATTTGTGCGAAAGAGATTACAGATTGTCACCGCGATCGCGGCAGTTTGCATTTTGAGCTTTATGGCATTTGCTTTGATAGGGAATAAAGGGGATATTCCACTCAAAACTGACATTAGCCTTACTTTAGATTTGATTATTGAGACTGTGTTAATCGCAGTTTTTATATTATTGCGATCGCGCTTTGCCAATACCTATGTCTATCCTATCTTCTTCATTGTTCCGACCCTGATTATATTGACGATGCAGATTAATGCGTCATCAGCAGGAATTATTGCGCCATTTTTCATACCTTGGGTATTGGTATTTGTTGCCCAAGCTACTCTTGTACCTGTGTGCTGGCATTTACATTTAGCTATACAGCTATTTACCTTTGTTAACTACTTTTTGATTAGTAACTACTTTGGCTATAGTGTGAGCGATATTTTTGGACTGAGCAATCGCCTCACCTTAGGGAAATTGATATTACCAATTTCTCTGATATTCATGTTTATTGGCTGGATTTGTATCATGGGGGATTTATCAGTCTATTTATACGAACGTTTACAACAGAGTGAATTCCTCGCTAAGAAGGAATTAGAAGAACAGAAAGAACGCTCGGAACGTTTACTACTCAATGTTCTGCCGCAGTCGATCGCCGATCGCTTAAAACTAGAATCTGATCTCATCGCTGACAACTTTCAAGAAGTAAGCGTCTTATTTGCTGATATCGTCGGATTTACAGTACTTTCTAGCCAAATACCTCCTGAAGAAGTCGTAGGTTTTCTCAATCAAATCTTTTCTCGCTTTGATCGTCTTGCCGAGCAATATGGATTAGAAAAAATCAAAACTATCGGCGATGCCTATATGGCAGTGGCAGGATTGCCTTTTGCTCAGGATAATCACGCTCAAGCAGCAATCGAAATGGCGATCGCCATGCAAAAGGAATTAACACTTTTCAATCAAGAATGTCAACAAAATCTCAAAATCCGCATTGGTATTAGCTCAGGACCAGTTGTAGCTGGTGTAATTGGCATCAAGAAATTTACTTACGATCTTTGGGGTGATACCGTCAATACCGCAAGCCGCATGGAATCTCACGGGATTGCAGGCTGCATTCAAGTTTCTGAAAGTACCTATCAATATTTACGCGATCACTATCATTTTGAAGTCCGCGATCGGGTTGTTATCAAAGGAAAAGGGGAAATGACTACCTACGTTTTAAAATGA
- the bioU gene encoding (S)-8-amino-7-oxononanoate synthase BioU, producing MTLKVGILGFGGLGQAAAKLLSAKQEMQLVVAADKEGFAYDPQGLDANKAIATYQNQGSLGYLEGLGTLTQDSIAKAIATAKDVDGYFLALPNLPNTFMASVAKQFIASGWKGVLVDAIKRTSAVEQMIALAPELEAAGITYMSGCGATPGLLTAAAAIAAQSFAEVHKVEITFGVGIANWNAYRATIREDIAHMSGYTVDIAQAMTDEEVEALLEKTNGLISLENMEHADDIMLERVGICDRDRVTVGGVVDTRNPKKPLSTNMKLTGRTFEGKISTHTFTLGDETSMAANVCGPAFGYLKAGTQFHQRGIYGLMTAAEVMPAFVR from the coding sequence ATGACATTAAAAGTTGGAATTTTAGGATTTGGTGGATTAGGTCAGGCGGCAGCAAAGTTGCTCAGCGCTAAGCAGGAAATGCAACTAGTCGTAGCAGCAGACAAAGAAGGCTTTGCCTATGACCCACAGGGGCTAGATGCTAACAAGGCGATCGCCACTTACCAAAACCAAGGCTCACTGGGCTATCTCGAAGGATTAGGCACTCTTACCCAAGACAGTATTGCTAAAGCGATCGCTACAGCAAAAGATGTCGATGGCTATTTCTTAGCATTGCCCAACCTACCCAATACCTTCATGGCAAGCGTTGCCAAGCAATTCATCGCATCAGGTTGGAAAGGGGTGCTAGTCGATGCCATCAAGCGTACCAGTGCCGTTGAACAAATGATTGCCCTTGCCCCAGAACTGGAAGCCGCAGGGATTACTTATATGTCTGGCTGTGGTGCAACCCCCGGTTTATTGACTGCTGCTGCTGCGATCGCGGCTCAAAGTTTTGCAGAAGTCCACAAGGTTGAAATCACCTTCGGAGTCGGTATTGCTAACTGGAATGCCTACCGCGCCACCATCCGCGAAGATATTGCCCATATGTCTGGCTATACCGTTGATATTGCCCAAGCAATGACTGACGAGGAAGTAGAAGCACTGCTCGAAAAGACCAATGGCTTAATCTCGCTGGAAAATATGGAACATGCCGATGACATCATGCTAGAGCGTGTCGGTATTTGCGATCGCGATCGCGTCACCGTTGGCGGCGTAGTTGATACCCGCAATCCTAAGAAGCCCCTCAGTACGAATATGAAGCTGACAGGTCGCACCTTTGAGGGCAAAATCTCCACTCATACCTTCACCCTTGGTGATGAAACCAGCATGGCAGCAAATGTATGTGGTCCTGCGTTTGGCTATCTCAAGGCTGGAACACAATTTCACCAACGCGGTATTTACGGTCTGATGACTGCTGCTGAAGTGATGCCTGCCTTCGTTCGTTAA